Proteins encoded in a region of the Armatimonadota bacterium genome:
- a CDS encoding homoserine kinase — translation MKYILLVPDGFADDPLPEWNGKTPKMRAHTPHLDALAKHALIGAVWTVPSDMYPGSDVANMAILGYDPRRYYTGRGPLEALAMGISLEEEDVAFRCSLVSTDGERITDHSAGNISNEESHPLIRLVDEKLGTRYWRFFPGVGYRHVMVWHGGPVDVQCTPPHDIVGEEWAKHLPVGEGEEKLRRLIEDSLNLLDDHPINRRRRDEGKAPANMIWLWGQGLAPRLPSFTLKYGVTGAVVAEVDLVKGIGRAAGLEVPAVPGATGYLHTDYRAIGEWALRMLDKHDFVFIHVEAPDEAGHQGDPEAKAWALQQIDEHIVAQLVYGLREHDYRMLVLPDHATPVALRTHRAGAVPFMLYDSREDLSRGASLTFDESAVEEAKLRIDEGWRLIELLFKG, via the coding sequence ATGAAGTACATCTTGCTGGTGCCGGACGGATTCGCAGATGACCCTCTGCCGGAGTGGAACGGCAAAACACCCAAGATGCGCGCCCACACTCCTCATCTGGACGCGCTGGCGAAGCACGCGTTGATTGGTGCGGTGTGGACGGTTCCCTCCGATATGTACCCGGGCAGCGATGTGGCAAACATGGCGATTTTGGGCTATGACCCACGACGTTACTACACTGGCAGGGGGCCGCTGGAGGCACTGGCGATGGGTATCTCGCTGGAGGAAGAGGACGTCGCCTTCCGCTGCTCGCTGGTCAGCACCGATGGCGAACGCATTACCGACCACAGCGCGGGAAACATCAGCAACGAGGAGTCTCATCCCCTTATTCGCCTGGTGGATGAGAAACTGGGCACCCGCTACTGGCGGTTCTTCCCCGGAGTGGGTTATCGGCATGTGATGGTGTGGCATGGGGGACCCGTGGACGTCCAATGCACGCCTCCCCATGACATCGTGGGCGAAGAGTGGGCGAAACACTTGCCGGTTGGTGAGGGTGAGGAGAAACTGCGCAGGTTGATTGAGGACTCCCTGAACCTGCTGGACGACCATCCGATCAACCGCCGCCGTCGCGATGAGGGAAAGGCTCCCGCGAACATGATTTGGCTGTGGGGACAGGGGCTGGCTCCTCGCCTGCCCTCTTTCACGCTAAAGTACGGTGTGACCGGTGCGGTGGTCGCTGAGGTGGATCTGGTAAAAGGCATCGGACGGGCTGCCGGGCTGGAGGTGCCTGCCGTGCCCGGTGCAACCGGTTATCTGCATACCGACTACCGGGCGATTGGCGAATGGGCATTGCGGATGCTGGACAAGCACGACTTTGTGTTCATCCACGTGGAGGCTCCAGATGAGGCAGGGCATCAGGGCGACCCGGAGGCGAAGGCGTGGGCGCTGCAACAGATAGACGAGCATATCGTAGCGCAACTGGTATACGGCTTGCGCGAGCACGACTACCGGATGTTAGTATTGCCCGACCACGCAACGCCTGTCGCTCTCCGCACCCATCGGGCGGGGGCAGTGCCCTTCATGCTTTACGATTCGCGCGAAGACCTGTCGCGCGGCGCCTCCCTCACCTTCGACGAGAGCGCAGTAGAAGAGGCAAAGCTGCGCATCGACGAAGGCTGGCGGCTGATAGAGTTGCTGTTCAAGGGGTAA
- a CDS encoding glycosidase, translating to MDGTMNAVRRNNGHHQELLHRYPGNPILTAADWPYPINTVFNAGATLLPDGTTLLLCRVEDRRGISHFCAARSRNGVDGWEIDRQPTMLPDPQNYPEEIWGIEDARIVYVPELGKYAVTYTSYSRGGPGVSLALTEDFRHFERFGVIMPPEDKDAALLPRRIGGYWALIHRPMTVQGAHIWISYSPDLRHWGSHKMILQARRGAWWDANKIGLSPPAIETPEGWLILYHGVRQTASGSLYRLGLALFDLNTPERCILRSDEWMFGPEEPYEREGDVANVVFPCGYTIADDGDTINLYYGGADTCIALARGSIREMLEWLKEHGHPGDHGI from the coding sequence ATGGATGGAACCATGAATGCAGTAAGGCGCAACAACGGTCATCACCAGGAGCTGCTACATCGCTATCCGGGCAACCCGATTCTCACCGCTGCTGACTGGCCGTACCCCATCAACACCGTTTTCAATGCAGGCGCAACGCTATTGCCTGACGGCACGACCCTGCTGTTGTGTCGGGTGGAAGACAGGCGCGGCATTTCGCACTTTTGCGCGGCGCGCTCTCGTAATGGGGTGGATGGCTGGGAAATTGACCGGCAGCCCACTATGCTGCCAGACCCCCAGAACTATCCAGAGGAAATCTGGGGCATCGAGGATGCCCGTATCGTGTACGTGCCGGAACTGGGCAAGTATGCGGTCACCTACACCTCCTACTCACGCGGAGGTCCGGGCGTGTCGCTCGCGCTCACGGAGGACTTTCGCCACTTTGAACGCTTCGGGGTGATCATGCCCCCTGAAGACAAGGACGCTGCACTGTTGCCCCGGCGTATCGGCGGGTACTGGGCGCTGATTCACCGCCCGATGACAGTGCAGGGAGCACACATCTGGATTTCCTATTCGCCCGACCTGCGCCACTGGGGTAGCCATAAGATGATACTGCAGGCAAGACGTGGCGCGTGGTGGGATGCTAACAAAATCGGGTTGTCGCCCCCTGCTATCGAGACGCCAGAAGGCTGGCTGATATTATACCACGGTGTACGCCAGACCGCCAGTGGCAGTCTGTACCGGCTGGGGCTGGCATTGTTTGACCTCAACACCCCGGAAAGATGCATCCTGCGCAGCGACGAATGGATGTTCGGTCCCGAAGAGCCTTACGAACGCGAGGGCGACGTAGCGAACGTGGTGTTCCCTTGTGGGTATACTATTGCCGACGACGGGGATACTATCAATCTCTACTATGGTGGCGCAGACACCTGCATCGCGCTGGCGAGGGGAAGCATCCGCGAAATGCTGGAATGGCTGAAAGAACATGGGCACCCCGGCGACCACGGCATATAG
- a CDS encoding helicase: MRLAEYLQMFLQNEEVRKRVVHVHLLEATAGRTGTISRPLPEPLERALRAQGVGVLYSHQAMALEAARRGENVVVVSGTASGKTLCYNLPVLESVLTNPYTTAFYLFPTKALARDQLEKLNDLGLFPQVRFGVYDGDTPQHERASIRRGAHIVLTNPDMLHVGILPNHSSWARFLRKLRYVIVDEMHAYRGVFGSHVALVLRRLRRLAEFYGARPQFILTSATVGNPQETAETLTGVPCTLVQEDGAPRPQRYFVLWNPPIIGANFERLSTNVETAAIMTALAETGWSTLVFAKARVTTELILRYAYELAERRAPELKQRLMSYRAGYTPEQRREIERRLFSGDLLGVVSTNALELGVDIGGLDVVVMAGYPGSITSTWQQAGRAGRRDREAMIILVAQNDPLDQYLMRHPEYLFGKPVEQVRLNPTNHPILRAHLCCAAHEKPLEPDDYTLFGDAESCMSAIAELMDEGKLGAREGRWYYFGGGYPAAEVSIRTASGESVIIRESTSGMELGRVEMERAYRTVHPGAIYLHQGESYFIESLDDVQRMAIATPVWADYYTEPLVHVELQVLHTRATRQMGKIETGFGDVRVSEQVVGFRRKHLRSGEVIDMEPLAMPEQSYDTEGAWLAFDILQFSPAQAETHPHRRGDMLDILALLAHDMDRTTLTRSADRLMAMHGAEHALQAVVPLICGCERMDVGSFFTWLYPALGRSAIFLYDTSPGGTGISRGAYEEMENLVRMATALVSECACTEGCPSCLHSPQCPVRNDGLDKRWTVRLLQWLQGHLDSR, translated from the coding sequence ATGCGTCTCGCCGAGTACTTACAGATGTTCCTGCAGAACGAGGAGGTACGCAAGCGGGTGGTGCATGTGCACCTGCTGGAAGCCACCGCCGGGCGTACCGGTACGATTAGCCGTCCGCTGCCGGAACCCCTGGAACGCGCTCTGCGGGCGCAGGGCGTCGGCGTGCTCTACAGCCATCAGGCGATGGCTTTAGAGGCGGCGCGTCGCGGCGAGAACGTGGTGGTGGTCAGCGGAACCGCCTCCGGCAAGACGCTGTGCTACAACCTGCCCGTGCTGGAAAGCGTGTTGACCAACCCGTATACCACCGCCTTCTACCTTTTCCCTACCAAGGCGCTGGCGCGCGACCAGCTGGAGAAGCTGAACGACCTGGGGCTGTTCCCGCAGGTGCGCTTCGGTGTGTACGACGGCGACACCCCTCAGCACGAGCGGGCATCCATCCGGCGTGGAGCACATATCGTCTTGACCAATCCCGACATGCTACATGTAGGCATTTTGCCCAACCACTCCTCTTGGGCGAGGTTCCTGCGCAAGTTGCGGTACGTGATAGTGGATGAAATGCACGCCTATCGCGGCGTGTTCGGTTCGCATGTGGCGCTGGTGCTACGCCGGTTGCGCCGTTTAGCGGAGTTTTACGGAGCACGCCCGCAGTTCATCCTCACCTCCGCCACGGTGGGCAACCCGCAGGAAACGGCGGAAACGCTGACCGGAGTGCCCTGCACGCTTGTTCAGGAGGACGGTGCACCTCGTCCGCAACGCTATTTCGTGTTGTGGAATCCGCCCATTATTGGCGCGAACTTCGAGCGGTTGAGTACGAACGTAGAGACCGCCGCCATCATGACCGCGCTGGCGGAAACAGGCTGGAGCACGCTGGTTTTCGCGAAGGCGCGCGTGACCACCGAGCTGATACTGCGTTATGCCTACGAACTGGCGGAACGACGTGCCCCCGAGTTAAAGCAGCGACTGATGTCCTATCGGGCGGGCTACACGCCGGAGCAACGGCGCGAGATTGAACGCAGGCTTTTCAGCGGGGATTTGCTGGGCGTGGTCAGCACCAACGCGCTGGAACTGGGGGTGGATATCGGCGGACTGGACGTGGTGGTGATGGCAGGCTACCCCGGCAGTATCACCAGCACCTGGCAGCAAGCGGGCAGGGCAGGACGGCGCGATCGCGAGGCGATGATTATCCTTGTGGCGCAGAACGACCCGTTGGACCAGTACTTGATGCGCCACCCGGAATACCTCTTCGGAAAGCCGGTAGAGCAGGTGCGCCTCAATCCTACCAACCACCCGATTTTGCGAGCACACCTCTGCTGTGCCGCGCACGAGAAACCTCTGGAGCCAGACGACTATACGCTCTTTGGCGATGCGGAAAGCTGCATGAGCGCCATTGCTGAGCTGATGGACGAAGGCAAGCTGGGGGCGCGCGAGGGGCGATGGTACTACTTCGGGGGAGGTTACCCTGCTGCCGAGGTGTCCATTCGCACGGCATCGGGCGAATCGGTGATTATCCGCGAGAGTACCAGCGGCATGGAGCTGGGCAGGGTGGAGATGGAGCGTGCCTACCGTACAGTGCATCCCGGAGCCATCTACCTGCATCAGGGGGAGAGTTATTTTATCGAAAGTCTGGACGACGTTCAGCGAATGGCGATAGCCACTCCTGTCTGGGCGGATTACTACACCGAGCCTCTGGTGCATGTGGAACTGCAGGTACTGCACACTCGTGCTACGCGCCAGATGGGGAAGATAGAGACGGGTTTCGGAGATGTACGGGTGAGCGAGCAGGTGGTTGGGTTCCGACGCAAACACCTGCGCAGTGGCGAAGTGATCGATATGGAACCGCTGGCGATGCCGGAGCAGTCTTACGATACCGAAGGTGCGTGGCTGGCGTTCGACATCCTGCAGTTTAGCCCTGCGCAAGCGGAGACGCATCCGCATCGTAGAGGAGACATGCTGGACATTCTTGCCCTGCTCGCACACGATATGGACAGGACAACCCTGACTCGCTCCGCCGACCGGTTGATGGCGATGCACGGTGCAGAGCACGCTTTGCAAGCAGTAGTGCCGCTCATCTGCGGTTGCGAGCGAATGGATGTGGGCAGCTTCTTCACCTGGCTGTACCCCGCTCTCGGGCGCAGCGCGATATTCCTGTATGACACCAGCCCCGGAGGCACAGGTATCAGCCGAGGTGCGTATGAGGAGATGGAGAACTTGGTGCGTATGGCAACGGCGCTGGTAAGCGAATGTGCCTGCACGGAAGGTTGCCCCAGCTGCCTGCACTCGCCGCAGTGCCCAGTGCGCAACGATGGGTTGGACAAACGGTGGACGGTGCGCCTACTACAGTGGCTGCAGGGGCATCTGGATTCGCGATGA
- a CDS encoding gluconolactonase, whose protein sequence is MAQTAPELTKLAEGFQFCEGPAYERSTGYLYVVNCQSDNIHRVYPDGRVEVFAKAPGSGNGSTFAKDGTLWVCDHKRKAIVRFDRNGKAEMMAEECDGKPFLGPNDLCFDSQGNLYFTDPAGSWDKPIGAVYRRNADGKVQRLAEGLQFPNGIALSRDEKWLYVAESPRNRILRWQIRADGTLGEMEVFIQLPPPGGPDGMRFDTRGNLWIAQFGAGKILVVSPDGKVWRSYPAGGKNPTNVEFGGKDNRTLFITETETNAVYTLRAPYPGLKRW, encoded by the coding sequence ATGGCGCAAACAGCACCGGAGTTAACCAAACTGGCGGAGGGGTTCCAGTTCTGTGAGGGACCCGCATACGAGCGTAGTACAGGGTATCTATACGTGGTGAACTGCCAAAGTGACAACATCCACCGGGTGTACCCCGATGGCAGGGTAGAAGTCTTCGCGAAGGCGCCCGGCAGCGGCAACGGCTCCACCTTTGCTAAAGATGGCACGCTGTGGGTGTGTGACCATAAACGCAAGGCGATTGTGCGTTTTGACCGCAACGGCAAAGCGGAGATGATGGCTGAAGAGTGCGACGGCAAACCCTTCCTGGGACCCAACGACCTCTGCTTTGACTCGCAAGGCAATCTGTACTTCACCGACCCGGCGGGTTCCTGGGATAAGCCAATTGGTGCAGTGTATCGGCGCAACGCGGATGGCAAGGTACAGCGGCTGGCGGAGGGATTGCAGTTCCCCAACGGCATCGCCTTGAGCCGGGATGAGAAGTGGCTGTATGTGGCGGAGTCACCGCGCAACCGTATCCTGCGCTGGCAGATACGTGCGGACGGCACGCTGGGCGAGATGGAAGTGTTCATCCAGCTGCCGCCGCCCGGTGGACCGGACGGCATGCGCTTCGACACGCGCGGCAACCTGTGGATAGCGCAATTTGGGGCAGGAAAGATACTGGTGGTCAGCCCTGACGGCAAGGTATGGCGCAGTTACCCCGCTGGCGGCAAAAATCCGACCAACGTGGAGTTCGGCGGCAAGGACAACCGCACGCTGTTCATCACCGAGACGGAGACGAACGCGGTGTATACGCTCAGGGCGCCTTACCCCGGTTTGAAGAGGTGGTAG
- a CDS encoding L-glutamate gamma-semialdehyde dehydrogenase produces the protein MLPPFKNEPVVNFSEEVHRQRMLEALRKVESELGREYPLIIGCDRVTTPDTFLSINPARPSQVIGRFARATPELVDRAIRVAHDTFRTWSRVPYDERARYLLKAAAIMRRRIYEMAAWMVYEVSKSWVEAYADVAEAIDFMEFYAREMMRLGPPQPVVDYPGEENELRYIPLGVGAVIPPWNFPLAILTGMTTAAVVTGNTVVLKPASAAPTIAAKFMEVMQEASLPAGVINFLPGPGSSVGDVLVTHPLTRFIAFTGSKEVGLRIHELAAKPQPGQIWLKRTILEMGGKDCIIIDEDADLESAVEGVNWSAFGFQGQKCSACSRLVIHQAVYDRFLEMVVERAKQNTVGDPVDGRNFMGAVIDESALHKITGYIEVGKTEGKLVLGGERLPGDGYFLPPTIFADVDPNARIAQEEIFGPVLAVIKARDFDHALQIANGTEYGLTGGVYSNNRRHLERARHEFHVGNLYFNRKITGALVGVQPFGGFNMSGTDSKAGGSDYLLLFMQAKSISERW, from the coding sequence ATGCTACCCCCTTTCAAGAACGAACCTGTGGTGAACTTCAGTGAAGAGGTTCACCGCCAGCGGATGCTGGAAGCGTTGCGCAAGGTGGAAAGCGAACTCGGCAGAGAATACCCTCTTATCATCGGTTGTGATAGGGTCACTACCCCCGACACCTTCCTCTCCATCAATCCCGCCCGCCCATCGCAGGTTATTGGACGATTCGCCAGAGCCACCCCGGAACTGGTGGACAGAGCAATTCGCGTGGCACACGATACCTTCCGCACGTGGAGCCGTGTGCCCTACGATGAACGCGCCCGCTACCTGCTGAAAGCGGCTGCTATCATGCGCCGACGCATCTACGAGATGGCGGCGTGGATGGTATACGAAGTAAGCAAATCGTGGGTAGAAGCGTACGCCGATGTGGCGGAAGCGATAGACTTCATGGAGTTCTACGCCCGTGAGATGATGCGTCTTGGTCCCCCCCAACCGGTGGTGGACTATCCGGGCGAGGAGAACGAACTGCGCTACATTCCGCTGGGTGTGGGAGCGGTCATCCCACCGTGGAACTTCCCTCTGGCAATACTGACGGGAATGACCACCGCCGCTGTCGTCACGGGCAATACGGTGGTGCTGAAGCCCGCTTCCGCCGCGCCTACCATCGCCGCCAAGTTCATGGAAGTGATGCAGGAAGCCAGCCTGCCCGCGGGTGTGATTAACTTCCTGCCGGGTCCGGGCAGCAGCGTGGGCGATGTGCTGGTCACCCATCCGCTCACCCGCTTCATCGCCTTCACCGGTTCTAAGGAGGTCGGCTTGCGCATTCACGAGCTGGCAGCGAAACCGCAGCCCGGCCAAATCTGGCTGAAGCGCACCATCCTGGAAATGGGCGGCAAAGACTGTATCATTATCGACGAAGACGCTGACCTCGAATCGGCGGTGGAGGGCGTCAACTGGTCTGCCTTCGGCTTTCAGGGACAGAAGTGCTCCGCCTGCTCGCGTTTGGTGATTCATCAGGCAGTGTACGACCGCTTCCTGGAGATGGTGGTAGAGCGTGCAAAGCAGAACACCGTTGGCGACCCGGTAGACGGGCGTAACTTCATGGGCGCGGTGATCGACGAGTCGGCGTTGCACAAAATCACCGGCTACATCGAGGTGGGCAAAACGGAAGGCAAGCTGGTGCTGGGCGGCGAGAGGCTGCCAGGCGATGGCTATTTCCTGCCTCCCACCATCTTCGCGGACGTAGACCCCAACGCGCGCATCGCGCAAGAGGAGATATTCGGACCGGTGCTAGCGGTCATCAAGGCGCGCGACTTCGACCACGCGCTGCAAATCGCCAACGGCACAGAGTACGGCTTAACGGGTGGCGTCTACTCGAACAACCGTCGCCATCTGGAGCGTGCCCGCCACGAGTTCCATGTGGGCAACCTGTACTTCAACCGCAAGATTACCGGTGCACTGGTGGGGGTACAGCCCTTCGGCGGTTTCAATATGTCGGGGACCGACTCGAAGGCAGGCGGCAGCGACTACCTGCTGCTATTCATGCAGGCGAAATCCATCAGCGAACGGTGGTAG
- a CDS encoding oxidoreductase, translating to MQYRRFGRTNLQISVLTFGAMRIPFGDLSPEERQKAEENAFATMKRALEAGVNHFETARGYGNSEHLIGMWLPHLPIKREELVITTKIAPTQSADEMRRYIDESCQRMGISYIDNLDIHGINTYELLELSVRKGGCLDGIRQAMKEGIVRHLGFSTHAPLEVILDTMRTGEFESVNLHYYYFNQRNYPAIRLAEELDMGVLIISPTDKGGQLHIAPEKLRQATAPYTPIEINQRFLLSDPAITTLTVGAGKPEEWDAHLRMADRIEPLTAEEQAILQRMDDTMKHELGDTYCSYCFECLPCPEDIHIPEVLRLRNMAKAFDMVEFGKFRYNLFGNGGHWFPGVQADACTDCGDCLPRCPLKLDIPTLLRETHEMLTGEPVKRLWR from the coding sequence ATGCAGTACCGTCGTTTTGGCAGGACAAATTTGCAAATCTCGGTGCTTACCTTTGGCGCGATGCGCATTCCCTTTGGCGATTTGTCGCCTGAGGAACGCCAAAAAGCGGAGGAAAACGCCTTTGCCACCATGAAGCGCGCGCTGGAGGCGGGAGTAAACCACTTCGAAACCGCGCGAGGCTACGGCAACAGCGAGCACCTCATCGGAATGTGGCTACCACATCTCCCTATCAAGCGTGAGGAGCTGGTCATCACCACCAAAATCGCCCCGACGCAGTCTGCTGACGAGATGCGCCGATACATCGATGAGTCCTGCCAGCGCATGGGCATCAGTTATATCGACAATCTGGATATTCACGGCATCAACACCTATGAGCTGCTCGAACTCTCCGTGCGCAAGGGCGGGTGTCTGGACGGCATCCGACAAGCGATGAAAGAGGGGATAGTGCGTCATCTGGGCTTCTCGACACACGCGCCGCTGGAAGTGATACTGGATACCATGCGTACCGGCGAGTTCGAATCAGTCAACCTACACTACTACTACTTCAACCAGCGCAACTATCCGGCGATTCGGCTGGCGGAAGAGCTGGATATGGGTGTGCTCATCATCTCACCCACCGACAAGGGCGGGCAACTGCATATCGCGCCTGAAAAACTGAGGCAGGCAACCGCTCCCTACACGCCCATTGAAATCAACCAGCGCTTCTTGCTGAGCGACCCGGCGATCACCACCCTCACCGTCGGCGCGGGCAAACCCGAGGAGTGGGATGCCCATCTGCGCATGGCAGACCGCATAGAACCGCTCACCGCCGAAGAACAAGCGATCCTGCAGCGCATGGATGATACCATGAAGCACGAGCTGGGCGACACCTATTGCTCCTACTGCTTTGAATGTCTGCCCTGTCCGGAAGACATCCACATCCCCGAAGTTTTGCGCCTGCGCAATATGGCAAAAGCGTTCGATATGGTAGAATTCGGCAAGTTCCGCTACAATCTGTTCGGCAACGGGGGACACTGGTTCCCGGGTGTGCAGGCAGATGCTTGCACCGACTGTGGCGACTGCCTGCCCCGCTGCCCGCTGAAGCTGGACATACCCACCCTGCTTCGCGAGACGCACGAAATGCTAACGGGGGAACCGGTGAAAAGGCTGTGGAGGTAG
- the rpsR gene encoding 30S ribosomal protein S18 gives MTSKPRYRRRRKVCGFCVDKIAYIDYKNVSRLRRYMTDRGKIVARRTSGNCAKHQRQLAKAIKRARHLALLPFVAE, from the coding sequence ATGACCAGTAAACCGCGCTACCGGCGACGCCGCAAGGTGTGCGGCTTCTGCGTGGATAAAATCGCCTATATCGACTACAAAAACGTGTCCCGCCTGCGCCGGTATATGACCGATAGAGGTAAGATAGTCGCCCGGCGTACCAGCGGCAATTGCGCCAAGCACCAGCGACAACTGGCGAAGGCGATTAAGCGGGCACGCCATCTGGCTTTACTGCCCTTCGTGGCGGAGTGA
- a CDS encoding phosphate starvation-inducible protein PsiE, with the protein MPDRIAVDTSVLDDAARRSALDAQNMIPLTHEFPEQCRRALDIAKQFNPPTPRLPIQNVVVTGLGGSAVGGDLLRVLVEDNGEVPLVVNRDYQMPAFVNDRTFVIAASYSGNTEETLSAFEDAQDRGALLACVTSGGELAQRAAHYGTPVAFIPKGQPPRSAMGYMFIPMLMAAHKAGVIRRDPTGELQNAIALLEKAREQWNADVPFEKNPAKQLAAKLYGKLPIVYGSQAYSTVVAFRWKTQLNENTKIHAYSNGYPEMNHNEILGWVLAKQQVPNMAVVILRDHMERPKIVARVETTKRLFARAADVHEFFAEGQSLLARMLYAIYFGDWVSCYLALLYGVNPTDISYINLLKAVLEKIDEDDPAYTEVLQKELQAVG; encoded by the coding sequence ATGCCCGATCGGATTGCGGTGGACACCAGCGTGCTGGACGACGCGGCGCGTCGTTCCGCGCTGGATGCACAGAATATGATACCTCTGACCCACGAGTTTCCCGAACAGTGCCGCAGGGCTCTGGACATCGCGAAACAGTTCAATCCCCCCACACCGCGCTTGCCCATCCAGAACGTGGTCGTGACCGGCTTGGGCGGTTCGGCAGTGGGGGGCGACCTGCTGCGTGTGCTGGTAGAGGATAACGGCGAGGTTCCTCTGGTGGTCAATCGCGACTACCAGATGCCTGCTTTCGTGAATGACCGTACCTTCGTGATTGCCGCCAGCTATTCGGGCAACACCGAGGAGACGCTGAGCGCGTTCGAGGACGCGCAGGATCGGGGCGCACTCCTAGCGTGTGTCACCAGTGGTGGCGAGCTGGCTCAACGCGCGGCACACTACGGAACCCCTGTTGCGTTTATCCCCAAGGGACAGCCCCCCCGCAGCGCAATGGGCTATATGTTCATCCCGATGCTGATGGCGGCACACAAGGCAGGAGTTATTCGCCGTGACCCTACTGGTGAACTGCAAAACGCTATCGCCCTGCTGGAGAAGGCTCGTGAGCAGTGGAACGCCGATGTGCCTTTCGAAAAGAACCCTGCCAAGCAGCTCGCTGCCAAACTGTACGGCAAGCTGCCCATCGTTTACGGCTCGCAGGCGTATTCTACCGTTGTCGCCTTCCGCTGGAAGACGCAGCTGAACGAAAACACCAAGATTCACGCCTACTCCAACGGTTATCCCGAGATGAACCATAATGAAATCCTGGGGTGGGTGCTGGCAAAGCAACAGGTGCCAAACATGGCGGTGGTAATCCTGCGAGACCACATGGAGCGACCCAAAATCGTAGCGCGTGTAGAGACCACGAAGCGGTTGTTCGCCCGCGCCGCGGATGTACACGAGTTTTTTGCCGAGGGGCAAAGCCTGCTGGCGCGAATGCTATACGCCATCTACTTCGGCGATTGGGTGAGCTGCTACCTTGCGCTACTGTACGGCGTTAACCCCACCGACATCAGCTACATCAACCTGCTGAAAGCGGTGCTGGAAAAAATCGACGAAGACGACCCCGCTTACACCGAGGTACTGCAGAAAGAACTGCAGGCGGTAGGGTAG
- a CDS encoding 50S ribosomal protein L28, with amino-acid sequence MAHVCDICGKGVMHGQNIRHVHSGAWALRAPRTKRVWYPNLQPVRAVVNGSVRRLKVCTRCLKAGKVKRAL; translated from the coding sequence ATGGCTCACGTATGCGATATCTGCGGCAAGGGCGTGATGCACGGTCAAAATATCCGGCACGTTCACTCTGGGGCTTGGGCGTTGCGTGCGCCTCGCACCAAACGGGTATGGTATCCCAACCTGCAGCCGGTGCGTGCAGTAGTGAACGGCAGCGTGCGTCGGCTCAAGGTATGCACGCGCTGCCTCAAAGCAGGCAAGGTGAAACGTGCGTTGTAG